GTAAGACAAAATGGATGCAAAAATTCAGACTTTGTTTGTATTTCAAGTCACATAAATTAATAGTAATTTAGTAAATTATGGATGAAACTAAAGTCATGTACACATACATCAGCTGAAAACAATAGGAAAGGACTCAGactgttttttgtatatttgctcAATGTTTTGAGAAGAAGCTAGAGTTTTTATAtctataaagaagaaagaaaactaaaatgaagCCTGTTGGTAGGTCCATACCATTTTCATACATTCTAGGGGAGAAGGTAGTAAACAAAGTTTCTGCAACCATAAGTGATGCTTAGAGGAAAATTAAGTCACTGAATGATGCAAGGACTGATTATTCTACTGAACTTTAAAAGCAAGAGATTGCAGTCTCTGAGTCCAAAGTGGTTTCATATGAACTGCCACAGTTGTGGTTTACTCTTGAAGCTATAACCTATCAAATTAGAAGCAGGCAAGGCCTATGCTCTTAATGGTTCCACTTTCTACTGTCCCAGTTAAGTTATGTCTACAAGCCCAGcgtattttttttcagttaaactGTTATTTGGATGAGTAGAATATAAACGCTACTCTGTTATGTTGGCCAGAGAAGATTTTTGTTATGGTATAAAGCTTAACGAAGTTGCCAGTCTTATGTTTATTGTACATATGAAGACTTTCACTGTAACTATTTTTATCAACTTCTGATATTATCCTGGTTACCAGTATGTAATACATAACTATAAAGAAGAAGTGTACAGGCTGCATAAGTAACCAAGCTTTTTCTACTCTGCATCTCCAGATATTTTATTGACTTTAGTACCCTGCTGACCCCCATTTTTCTAGGTCTACAGTAGCCTGCTATTACAGAGCAAAAAAATgttccatttcttctcttcttgatTGTGGAATGCCCTTTTAGGAAACAGGTTTGGCTAGCCAAGATTTTCCCATCAAAATTGAAAAGTTACCTGCTCAATTTTACTAATGCtttatgtattatgttttattCCTTAATGAACCTTTTTCAGtggccatttttataatataaaaatgtttaaaaaataaagcataaacaatattttctctttgtgtaATGCATCATAAGTGAAACCATGCCACTAAACAACCATATCCTGTTTGGGCAATGATGACATCAGAAATACATGTTTATCATCTGCTTTGGACAACTTAGCATGTTTTTGGCCCAAGGCAAAGTTGAACTAAAACCATTTGCAGTTGTCCCAAACCAAGATAACCACACATTTCTAAAGTAATGATACCTAAAAGAACACTGCCTTTAGATCACAGTTCATGATCTAAGCATGCTAATTCTTTAAAGGTTGTTGAAGTTTATAAAGCATGTATATCTACTGGACCTCCTCCAAagtttaacataaaataattatattttcagcatgcatagaaattataataaagtTGGCACTTAGCACAATCTTTTATAATTCTGAAATTACTTCTCTTGCCCAActgaaagagaaggggaaaatggaGATTCCTTATATGTGAAAGTATGATAATAGCAATATGAACTGTGAAAATACTGTCTTGTAACTTGGAAGGCACTGAAATGAAATAAaccattttactttaattttttcctttagtgtttaaagaaataataattttatgtatagatAGCTAAGGTAAATAGAAgacatataattttcaaattcattGTTAAGACATATCCAGGGAATGCAAATAAATGTCACTAACTGTCTTGCAGTGATATAAAGCATGTAATTGCCCTGGGTACTACCCTAGCTAGTAAGTCCAATCACAGTCTGCAACTATAGCCAGAAGAATAGCTCTTCACACTATATATGCCAACATAAAAGCAATTAGAATTAGTTTTGTTTACAAATAAAACTGGATGATTTGaaacaaaaaaggtaaatatttaattacaaatgaacttaacaaaataaaatcagtaaatgtCAGATCCAGAGTAGGGAAACCTACtcattttcaaaaaaaggaaataaggaaaggaaaacagaagtcgTTTCCCAAAGTTGATGCTGAAGGTAGATCTGACTCCCACTTCAGGGGTGATCATGATCCTCTGCACATCGCTACCGTCAAACATAAAACCACTGACTTACGAgatttcaaacatttaaagaacatgaGAATAGAACCAAATAGCATAGGCATACAGTGGTTGCTCTATTTCTGTAAAAAGGGAATAATGTACTATACCTCCATTCTTTCTTGTTTAACTTCATCAACTTCGTCATCTTCAAACATTGCTAAAAGTTCTCCTGTCTGGTCAATAGAGTTGAGGAAGTCCTGAgcaattttttgtcttttgttcgtATTATTGCTGCCACTCAATTTGTCTTCATGAAgtcaagggaaaggaaaaaagaaatgttctcaaTAGGTTTACATCAGCACTAATTATTACATGTATTAAATATAGTATACCAAATTCAGAATTGGGattctctgaaaataatcttaaaaaaattcttgcatccaaaataaaagtcatacagaattaaatcatttattcatgTCACAAATCAGTCTGAGAGGATAGAACCAAATGATCAATTACCAAAATAAGTGTGAAAGGGCTAATTAAATCCCTTATAAAAAGCAGAGAGTGGTGTGCTCAGATTTGGAAAAAGAATACTGCTCTACAGTATTTATAACAAACACTTCTGAAATGAAATGACAATACAAAAAATGATGAGTAAGTATATGCTAGGCAAATACAAGCTAAGAGAGCAGAACTGGTAACattaacattagaaaatataGTTCAAGACCAAAAACACTAAAGGAGACAGGGTGAAATAGTATctaataataaaaggaattttaaacaGCCATAAACTTTTATGTaccaaaataatagcaaaatgaATAACACAAAGGAAATCTTAATAAAAAGCACAATTACTGTGAgatatctgaatatatttttcaaaatttgacaACTTAAGGTtacagaagatttaaaaaatatttacctcGAAGCACATTAACAACTATATACATATAAGAATCTGTATTATTCGCTTAGGTCCATagatcatttttcttcatttttatcatttcttttaaatttctacatCAAAGAGttttataaatatctataaattaaaatatattaaaatgatacCACATATCATTTTTGCTTGATTACTCTTtcccatttccttcccttttataTGATCAAACTCCAACTAAAGATCCTGTAACTCATATTACTACCACCCACACTCCAACTAAAGATCCTGTAACTCATATTACTACCACCCACTATGTATTCTCCATGCTCATATATCcataaaaatacattcatttatagagctgttttattcatttatgcttTTTAGAAAAGGGTTCTTATGAtattccttctatttctttcttatcttGCACTTCATGTTTCTTTGTCAATTATGGAGAAAAATTCCTCCAAGTCAACGGTAGAGCCCTGATTCTTTAATGGTTGTGTAATAATTGACAGTATATAGGCACCATAGCTTTCCAGCCAATCCCCTATTGATGGGCATAAACTTTGTTTCAGGTTTTTGCTACCCCGGGgaaatgctgtaataaacatcCCATCCATATGGCATTCTGTATGGTTGGCTTAATGTTTATGGCATAGACTCACAAGGATGGAACTACTGAGTTAAAAGGTACAAACATTTTAATGGAGGTTAAGAGATTGTTTACCAGTGCATTAACCCTTCAAGTTTCCAAGAGTAATGAGGAACGTTTTTCCTTTCCATGAGAAAAGTCTAATAAATGTAAAGTGATATGTCAttgtgattaaaatatttaatttccctaATGAATCTAAacattttttccccatgtttGCCAGCTATCTGAATAAGTCTTTCTGTTAATTGTCTATTtttatcctttgcccattttcaactGGGTTGTCTTTTCCTTAACAATTTAAAGGGCTCTTTTATATTACCGCCTTGTTATCTAAGTTAAAAACGTTTATCCTAGTCTTTCATTTGCCTATGAATTTTAAAGCatcttttgccattaaaaaatttaaaatttgccaggcgtagtggctcacgcctgtaatcccagcactttgggaggctgaggcaggcagatcacctgaggtcaggagtttgagaccagcctgaccaacatggagaaaccccgtctctactaaaaatacaaaattagccgggcgtggtggcgcatggctgtaatcccagctactcaggaggctgaggcaggagaatggcttgaacccaggaggcggaggcagcagtgagccgagatcgctccattgcactccagcctgggcaacaaaagcaaaactccatctcaaaaaaaaaaaaaaaaaaaaaaaaaaattaaatttctatattGTCAAATaagttcatctttttttaaaaataacttttgtttgAGATGACTTCTCTCCACTCACACAGATGGAATGGATCCTATCAGATATCTATTCTTATTTAAATCTGTAAAGGTTCACTTTGTGGCCAATTTTACAATTAAGTTTTGTAAATGTTCTGTAGatatactgaaaaaaattcaTAGACATTCTATTCCAGATAAATACAGGTCTAAGCATATCTTGCTATTTTGCTGATTTATTATTTAGTGCTTATGGGTCTATTATGTTAAAAATTGCGTCTTCTATAATTATTCCTCTTTatcctgttttattattattccccTTTATCcttctataaaatatttctctttaccCTGTTTGGGCTTTTAATGTTAAATTATAGCTTGCATGATGCTAATATTGCCACTTCTGCTTTCTTTGCATTTGTGTATACATTTATCtaccatttatttgttcatcccattatttataatctttctttaccttcaagttttatttttgtggttgtttaTAATCTGTCTTAATGTaagaatttaatccatttcaTAATTAGTGCAATGaccaatatatttctttttattattttctcttgctttatgtttggtatttatttcatattcttgttttttccttttcttcatttttaatgatttggCCATGTTGACAGTCCctccatgtcttctcattgttAATTTGAAATTGCAATATGCTTTTCTATTCTGTTAATGTTTACCAtccctttttccattttctttaatgtttaccTCGCTCTTTTCTGGTTGGACACATTGCTTGAACATACTTTACATGACAGCttccattattatttaaaacaaggtATCAATTATACCCCTACCAAGAGGTAACATTTTCCCAATAAATCAactttttcttctagtatttccCCCTTTCCAGTACCAAGAGACCTTCAGAACACTTCCATTTTCCctatctcaagtgatccatccacttcagcctcctaaagtgctgggattacttatAGGCATGATTTTTAAGTATCTTTTTCAGTGTCTATTGTCCATTAGTCAATCTCCTttgtagaaatgtctattcagaccctttgcccatttttaaattgggccacctgtctttttattgttaagttgTACCTATTCTAGATATATTCTATACAAAAGTACCCTATCagatatataagaaaaattttctcctattctgtggtttgtcttttcactttcttgatgtcGCTCTTTgaaacataaaagttttaaaattgatcAGTTAATTTATTGGTCATTGTTTTGACTCTGAAATAATTGATCAAgtccaatttttctatttgttttcttttgctgtttgtgcttttagtgtcatacATTCAGAATCCTTTGCCTCATCCAAAGTCATCAACATTtattcctgtatttctttttaagaattttatagtttgagcccttatatttaggtctatgatccatatTGGGTTAACTTTGTGTACTGTGTTGTTGTAGGTgtccaaattctttcttttgtatatggATATCCGGTTGCTCCAGCAATATTTGTCAAAATGGCTATGTTTTCCCTATCAAATTCTCCTGAAATCCTTGTCAATATCGATTGACCCTAAATGCTTATTACTGAACTCTCATTCCACTCCATTTCATTGACAAATATGTCTACCCTTATGCCAGTACTGCTCTATTgtaattattgtagctttatggtaagttttgaaatcagtaaGCATGAGTCCTCTGACTTTATTCTTTGTTAAGATTGTTCTAGGTATTCTAGTTCCCTCATGACCTAGATGAGTCATTTCCATGTCAGCATCTGGCATTTCTATATGATTGGTAGAATCAGTGTAGTCATGATTCATACAATCAGTGtattcatttctacaaaaaagcaGATGAAATCTGTAGGCCATGTTGGAGAGTATTAACACTTTAATAACATTCAAtgttccaatccatgaacatgggatgtctttccattacCATCTAGGCcttatttcaacaatattttgtagttttcagtacatAAATCTTGCAAGCCTTTAgtaattttattccaaaatattttgttctttttgatgctattgtaaatggcattgttttcttaatttcatttttgagcTGTTCACTGCTGGTATGTTAAAATATgcttgatttttgcatatttctCTTCTATCCAGCAAACATATCCAACCAGTTTTTTAGTTGTAAtagtttttattgatttcttagaattttctatacacaaaattatgtcatctgtaaacagggatagttttactttttttttttctaatctggaTGCCCTTCACTTCTCTTTCTGACTAAACACCGGGCTAAAACCTTCAGTACAATATTGCATGTAAGTGGCATGaatggacatctttgtcttgttcctgatcttgtAAGAGAAAGCATacagtcttttaccattaagtatgatgttaggtGTGGGTTTTCCATATATGTctgtcttagctcaggctgctaCAACAAATACATCATAAACTgggaggcttaaacaacaaacatttctttctcacagttctagaggttggGAAGTCTAAGACCAAGGTGCCAGTagatttagtgtctggtgaaggcctgctTCATGACTTACAGATGACCATGACCTTGTTGTGTCCACATATGGCAGACAGCAGAAACAGAGGAAACAACCTTTCTTGTGTTGCTTCTCAGAAGTGCCCTAATCATAAAGGTTCCATCCTTATGACCTAATTATTAATACTTCCCACAACTCTCACCTCCAAGTACTACCACACTGGGAATTAGGCTTCAACACATATATTTAGACGGTgaggagggacacaaacatttagtccatgCAATCATCTTTATCAAGTTAAAgaggtttccttttcttcctggtttGTTTAATGTTCCTTTCATTAAAAACTTTTGGAATTttgggagcttgcagtgagccgagatcgtgccactggaattttgttaaatgcttttcctACATTTATTGaggtgatcatgtgatttttctcctttattctgttaattcGACGCATTACATGAATTGTTTTCTACGTTTAAAACAACCTATATTCCTgtgataaatcccatttggtcatggtTTTAATCCTTTCTACATTTGCTAAATTCAGTTTAATGGCATtctgttgaggacttttgcatctttatttaaaaagataccaatctgtggtttttttttcttgtgatatcatctttgtctggttttcttATCAGGCTTAATCTTTATTACCTTTATAGAATTAGTTGGGAAATTATTGgtattcttctttaaacatttggtggATTTCAACAGTGAAATAATCTGTGACTGAgcttttctttgcagaaattttTAAGCTACCAATTTAACCTTTGGCTGTTGTCCTGTTCAGATTTTCCATTCCTTCTTGATTCAGTTTCAGTGGTTTGAGTCTTTATAGTAGACCAACTATATACTTATATAGTTTGTTATACTAACCATTTTATTTGCCACTTctgattcttttcatttctttctataaCTTGAGGTGCCATTTCCTTACCCCAGTACAGCATTATTACCACTTACATCATTTGTGTTGTTACTGTCAAATATATTATATTTCCAAATGTTACAGACCCAACATcacaatttttacatatatattgttttatacagtTGCTttataaatcagttttaaaaaggaaaggaaatatacAATTATACTATCTCTTATATTTATGTACTTAATTATCTTTATAAATGTGTGGATTCAAATTATTTGGTGCAGCTTGCTTTAAGCCTTAAAAACTTGTCTTATATGGGTCTGAGAGCAAGAAATTTGCCtggtttttgtttatctgggaatgtattttgcattcatttttgaaagatagttttgctggatataagtTTCTCGgtggacagtttttttttctttcagcactttgaatatatcatcccactgcCTTCTGATCTCTATTGTTGATTAGAAGTCAGCCATCAATATTGTCAGGGTCCCCTTgtatatgcttttctcttgtgactttcatgatttttttgtctgtttttgtcttcCTACATTTTTGGTAAAAGTGTCTTAGTGTAGATTTCTTTATGTTTATCTTAATTGGAGCTTGTTCATATGCTTCAATTAGTAGACTggtagttttcatcaaatttgggatgttttcagtcattatttctttgaatatttttctactttttctctcatcttctgATACTCTCATTATGTGTATTTTGACATACTTAATGATACCCTACATTTCTCTGAagctgttaatttttctttattattttttcactttttcttcagaTTGTATACTCTTTAATGATGTCTTTAAgttcagattctttcttctgccagctGAAAACAACTATTGAGCCCttctgaattttttcatttcactaATTGTATTCTTGAACtccataatttctattttttaaaataaattgtttttattgataTTCTTCACTTTGTGAAACACTATTATCagatcttcctttttaaaaattttatttcctttagttaTTTGAACACATTCATAATAGCTGCTTTGATGTTTTTGTCTGCTAAGTCCAACATCTGGGACCCCACAAGGCAGTTTCtattgtctactttttttttttttgtctcctttttatGGATAACACTTATCTATTACTTGGCATATCTAGtattttgctgttattgttgAAAATGGACACTTGAGATAATATAGTGTAGCAAATCTAGATAattccctccccttcctggggcttgtcattatttatttcatgACTTGACTGAACTAGTACAATGAAATCTCTTCCCTTGCAGTATGCAGCCTCTGATGTTCTTCAGAGGGTGCAGCCTTGAGTATGCAAACAATCTCCTCCATAACTACAGATGACTGTAGTTTTAGTCAGGGTGTCTCTGGCTGCTACCTTCCCTGATCTCCCCATTAAGTTTCTGGCTGCTCTGGCTCTACTGATATCACATACAGCTGTTAGCCACCACTAATTGCCAGCTGTTTGCTCCACTGTTTCTGATAATACCCTTGGGCTTAAATTGCTCCAGAGACTGATTGATCTAAATAATACTGGGCCCATTTGAAATGTTGTCAGTCTTTAAATTTTGCTCTGACTGCAGGAGGTCTCTTTTTAACATCTCTTTcccttgttttctttgtttaacaTCTAGGTGACCCACTGTTTTGCTTTTTGCTACTAGTATCATGGAGCTACCAGTTCCCTCTTAATCACTCATCACCAGGAtcttcattgttgttgttgctgttgttgtttttacaatGAAGTTAGGTATGAACTTCTACATACTCTGTTCCAAGCAGTGATATGGAAGAGCTGCAGAGCTTTCTGCTCCTAAGGTCTGAGTTGAACCTCTGTACCATGGTACTGAAGCTGAAGGTGGACCTGAAATTAGCTTCTCCTGGAAAGGCTTCCCTGTATCTGAGAATGGGGATCTGGAAAGGGAAGCAACCCCTAGTCTTCTAGGCTTGTCTATTCTGGTATGTAGCTTTGCTCCCTATGAGAGGTAGGGTGGTGGCAATCAGAGCCCAGTATTCTCAGCCCACCATGTGTGAGGTAGAGCTTTTATCCTATGAGTTGAGGTTAAATGTGAAAAGGGAGCCCCAGTCACCTTAGCTGTGCCTGCCTAGAAAAAAGCTTTTGCAACATGGGGCTGGGGGAGATAAGAGATGCCTACCTCTTGCCCCTTCTGGGGTAAAACTGTTGCCCTAGAATAACTGGAGGGGCCAGCTACAGTCACTCAGAATAGAGCTTCTGTCACACTGAGTTAAGGTGGCAGAATGCTGGAGAGTGATCATGTGAGCAGGTCATGGTTTAAATGAAAGGCTCTCATACTGTTCTTAACAAGATTTAGTTGATCTTGAATATGTGTTGCCCTGCTTGCTGTATGTGCTTAGGACAATTTCTAGAGACTTTAAatgattatttcaaaaaaattttaccAGTTAAATGTGTTTCACTGGGGAGAGACTCTGCCATGCTCCTTACATAGCCGTTTCAGAAGTCCCACCTCAAGATTAGATGTGTTCtacctgaatattttattttatttatttatttatttatttatttatttttgagatggagtctcgctctgtcgcccaggttggagtgcagcggcgcgatctcagctcactgcaagctccacctcccaggttcatgccattctcctgcctcagcctcccaagtagctgggactgcaggtgcctgccaccacgcctggctaattttgtgtatttttagtagagatgaggtttcaccacgttagccaggatggtctcgatctcctgacctcgtgatctgcccgcctcggcctccaaaagtgctgggattacacgtgtgggccaccgcacccggcctgaatattttatcttataatttctatcaactgtttttttaaagttttagtgtGCTTTTTATAAGACACACAAAATTAGAACATACAAATGAAGATAAGGAGGGAAGATTTAAAATGAATGAGAGGACATCAAACTAATATGATGGTTTAGCAAAACTGAGTATTACTCTGACCACTCTGAGCTTTGTGGTATCTGAAGCATGGTGTTAACTGCTATCATTTATTCAGTGGCAAGTGCTTTCACATGTTATGCTAAACTCTCCTAAACACTCCACATGTTACACATGTTATATGATTTCCCTccatataaatgaggaaactgatccTTCAAGGTCACACACAGAAAGCAGAGAACTGGTATTGATTGGAATTCAGGTCTGTTTTACTCTAAGTCTGTATTCACTAAGcgctccataaaaagaaacatttcaattCATCTGCAGAACTATTTTTCAAGAATTAGATTCTATAAGAAGTATAGTAATATTAAATAGGTAACACTGTATAATACATTTTATCAGAAATATATACTTTTGCAAGGGCATTCCACTTGATTTGCTGACAGGAAACAAAATTAACTTGTTCTTGAGAATAGCTACATTGGAATTGCATAAACGTGTTACCACCACACGTGTCATAAGCTAAAgttttagttttgtgttttgatttggttACCTTCAAGAAGATCATCCTCATCAATGCCTTTGACAATCTTTGATTTGTAGTCTCGGATAAACATGTATTTTAGCAATCTTCTaagttttttctattaaaaatataaaataaataaataagaaaacctaTACCTATATTCATTTTACTGATTAAAGACTACTATAACAAAATTTAATAAACTTGTACCTCATGATAtcagagaaaataaagtaatCCTTAGCATACTGCTATGACATAAAAAGGTAGTCATCAAACACAAAGGCTAAAATACAAgtcttttcaaaagcatttttcatttacaaatatcTGGATGTTCCAGAATCACAATAGTCACACACTGCTTAATGATGGGGATCAAGAAATGCATCCTCATGAGGCTTCATCATTTTGTGAACATCACAGAAcacacttacacaaacctagatggaaCAGTCTAATGtacacctaggctacatggtgCAGCCTACTGTTCATGGGCTACAAACCAGTATGCAAGGGTAAGAAAacggtaagtatttgtatatctaa
This genomic stretch from Piliocolobus tephrosceles isolate RC106 unplaced genomic scaffold, ASM277652v3 unscaffolded_23934, whole genome shotgun sequence harbors:
- the LOC111543107 gene encoding transcription initiation protein SPT3 homolog, with the translated sequence MRKDKKKLRRLLKYMFIRDYKSKIVKGIDEDDLLEDKLSGSNNTNKRQKIAQDFLNSIDQTGELLAMFEDDEVDEVKQERME